Part of the Acropora palmata chromosome 10, jaAcrPala1.3, whole genome shotgun sequence genome, CGATGCCAGTAATGACTTTCTATAGCTCGCCATTCCCAGTCGCGAAATTGTCTTTGTAAAGCGCATGCACGTCAAGGAGGAAAATTTGTTTGGCGGATGGAGGAGTATGTATTTTTGTGACATTTGCCCAGTCCATCGCATTTGaatcaattattttgtaatttgcatGATTTATGAATTGATTTCGACGCATGTTTAGAGCGGCCTTTGCTGAAACGCCGAACCCCACTGTTCACTTCTGAAATGGGTCTATTGGCATGTCGAACTTATGCTAGAGTCGAAGCAATTAATTTGAGTCGAACTTAATTGCAGCAAACGTCGCACCATTTATGCGCctgtttctaaagaaatgaGTTCGACGACTTAAATTCGACTTATAGATTCGGCGTTTCCCCTAGGCCTACCTGCACTAACCCACCAGGCAAATACCTCAATCAGTAAATGGgtaatttgaaacaaactccCTCTGAATGCGACTAATACTGATTTTATCTTAATTGGTTCAATATAAAAGCTAAGCGCGCTATCTGAATCTGTTGAACTCTCAATTGATAATATTACTGTCAAAGAATTTTCCACTACTAAGTTTCTTGGAATACtcatgaataaaaaattattgtgtCATAGTCTCAAATCGACCCAGTAACTCAAAAGATTTACTCTGGCATCGCTGTCATAAAACGAATAAGACCTTTTGTTCCACCAGCTACACTACGTTACACCTACAATATCTTGGTACAACCCCATTTCAGTTACTGTAGTGTAGTCTGGAAAATTGCGGTAAAACGCTATCAGAAAAACTTCAGAAGCGTGCTGCCGCATCGTTACTTCCTCCAGTTATGATGCTGATGCTGGATGCTTATTACAACGATTACCTTGGAAAGATCTGATCGCTCAGCGCCACGTTCAAGAAGCATTAATGATGGTCTTCAAACCTATAAATAATCTTGTTCTTCACTACCTATCTTCTATGTTTACGGAACGCATCGAGTCAGGCTATGCCATAAGGGACTCTACAAATAGACTAGCAGCCCTTTCACCAAgaacaaactatttgaaaatGAGTTTTAGCTATAGAGGTGCAACCACCCTGTGATCTTAGACAAGAAAGATCATTTAACCGATTTAGATACAAAGTTAGATACACGGTGTTCATGGAAGACAGGTCTAGTTTGTAGCATAATTTAGGAGTAGTGCTAGTATTGTTAGCTAAATATGAGTCTAAAAATTTTTTATGTATTATTGTAATTCTAGATTTTCATTGTACTGCTCTGATTGAATATATTATTGtaactaatttttattgttctgGGCTCATTGactttttaaccctttcccgtccaaggggttccccattgacgagtaaaatcgtctggcgttagacagagtaaaatctataagtgccctgagcgctcattcggcagttaaggggttaattgggacataAAGGTTTACTGAGGTGACGTCTTATCTTGATTCGTTTTTGCACACTTTTATGCAAATCTTTCTCTAATCGAGGATTAATCGGTTATAGACTAGCCTGATTCTCAGACGGTCCAGGTCGCTCGCGGTCACGTAATCTCTCCCTTCCCCGTCTGATGgacttcattcaaggtcatgttcgtgacgtcatgacgcCCTTGTTCTTTCCGCGCCAACGCTCCTAAGAATTGGACGAAAGTGGCATTTACGCGCGAGATACTTTAAGCTCTATTTACTAAAATTCCTGATTTCTGAGAATATGTTACATTCGATCTGATTGGCGGAAAGAACAAGGgcgtcatgacgtcacgaacacgaccttgaatgaagtccatcagacggggaagggagaagagagtgcgtgaccgcgagcgacctggaccgtctgagaatcaggctagttatagacctaatcggctaactcagtgttgtacccaattcaaatctcccggggttaagattctttgtgtgttgcatttgcattagaatgtggcattcacatttaaacgatatggaaattcctgaaacaaaacgttttattcccaaagggtttgaattgggtacaacattgagttagccgattgggtctattgcttgaatggatactccaaaatactgtgagacacttcgtgacacataaacaggtacaagcagataaacgacaccctatttaggcagagaatatttgctgggtcagccactgatctctagtgattagtgctaagcgccggctcgaaatggttagctttaataaattgttctggttacaccataattaaacttgtaaatctttggtaagactatcaagatcggttggtactttatatacataaattaaagtgtctcaccatattttggagtatccattctagtcacaaccgGATTAATCActaaaaaatggaaagaaaaagatgggGCCAGATGTACTAACTAAGTAATTTTAATAGCTTGCGGTTTGGTGCGTTCAACTTACAGCCAGAATAGCCATGTGAGTCCTgagaaaatcttttttcaataGTAACCTCAAGGCAAGTTTTGCCGTTTAACTAAGATCAAAACTCGACctggataaaaattattgcatgaATCCAGTTGTTTCACTCGGATGCTATGATCGTTCGCCCGCCAACTGTGAGCGAAAGCGGGAAAggtcaaatttttaattaatcaaAACGGCACTAAAATTTCGCTTTCTAGAGGATTAAGAAGTGTTGGACTTGCCCGAAGATTTTacccaaaaaattaaatgtgttCTTTCTAGTGAAAtaagttttgcttttcaagtaaTGTGACGGGTTGGTTCTCAAGGCGCTAAAACTTGTCAGTTCTTTAAtgttcaaattttcatgaaactatgtattgataaaaaaatttaaaattgcaaaaaatttcacATCTCGGTCACTTTTAGACAATAGCTTTGCAAAGTGTGTAATGTTACCTCCTTGTCTCGACGAATTAACAACAGGTCAGGATTATGCACAGTCCGAATGCGAAGCGATATACTTTTCAAACCTATTACCGAGGAAAAGTTTGTCCAGATGGCAGCCGAGGTGGTCAAGATTTGCGTATTATCAAAATTATACTACtaaatgagaaatttctgccatttgattggctgagagcagaggtatttcagcatgatttgaaatacctacatgtaaaaattacagttactatggtaaccttaaatcaccaaataatctcgtcgcacgagttacgcaaaaatggcggaaagatttctagattttgaaatcaggagattcaagaactaaaagaaaattcggaaaactaaaatactgaaaaaagtacatcgacctggctcaatgtctggaccagctgggctaaaaacaagaacttcaaaaccaatttgctcgcctacgaagcgaaaaaactcgacgaaaataaacacatggcgttagatgactgaatttctcaggttgtagtatataGAGGATATTGCATGCTcgcgcgtggatatgaattttatcttgtAGTGGTCGACTCGAtgtctcactcgttcgctgcgctcactcgtgagatatcgagttgaacacgagaagataaaattcatatccataagcgagtatgtaatattctgtttattatataaacaccagtgaaataccaaatcagcttgctttcaaaggcgcgatttattatgtaaccataacgacggtgatcccataacatgttatcttcacgtgtgaagaaatgaagttttcgcgagaaagctcacttggtatttcattggtgtttatataataaaaacaagtaatagcatgaattgtacgtgatatttggcataaataccactcgtgatatttcaaaattgccgcaaatttcactcgcctaacgaatcgtgaaattatgtgaaacaattttgaaatagcaGTCGTGCTATAGGGCCTCTTCATATGAGCCCGGTCAATCGGGCTGGCTCGGTTTCCGAAATCTCGCCTCGCCACTCTTTCCTTCGTAAAAAATTCGATGTGTTCATATGAGAagctctgaccactagctggatttgttcgaggtagtccctggttcaactcctcggctacGCTTGTTCATATCCAACtagtctgcctcctgccattTAACCtgttcatttcagttgtttgtttcattggccctgacaAGCCCCAGCGGGGAgtggtcaattaagtatgtatGTAGATCTCGGTAACCGGGCTGGAGTGTTCATGTGGGAAAGATTTGGAGCCCGGTTACCGGGTCGaaacttttttgacaaaatagcCTCGCTTTTGCATCATAGCGACCAAAATAGCATAATTTTTGCCGTGTatgtattttcacttcaaaagcATGCGAATTAGCTTTATTCAGTTAGTAAAGTTACAAGAGTCCACAAAGCTACGACAGTCGCGAACGAGACAAGTCTATGTTTCACCATTTGGTTTGGTTTCTTGAATTTCATCCCGGTCAACCGTGTTGAAATGTCCCATATGAACAGACAACAAAATTCTACCAGGTAAACGAGCCAGCCCGGTTACCGGGCTCATATGAAGAGGCCCATAGAGTGTTTTCAttcacgtgatcaatgagcatgttttccaaacaaaacaaaagaaaatgttagcATAAGAATAGAATTCAATTCCCGGAGAAGTAGTCGGGAACACCAAGAGAGCGGCCGTTCCTCTCTAAACACactatttatgccaaatatcactacaaatcatgctattacgtAATATATCAACAACGAGTGCGAGGGTTTTatcaggggttccaaacaccgagaaacagatgaaagcacgaggccgcTTCGGctgagtgcttttattgtttcgaggtGTTTGGAACGCCTGATGAAACACCAAGCACGAGTTTTTGAGATGGCTTCTCAAACTagtgtgaaaatttcatggaattttTTCCGAAGAATAGGTCATCAGAAGGTGTGATCAACAGGCAATTGCTCGTTTTTTATTCATATggtaaatgaatgaatatttaatattcatttcgTATATGAGGCCATGTGCATAGgtgaatattaatattatgccACGATGGCGCTCGCGTCCGGATCAGAGCGATTTCGCGTTCCCAAAACGTCTTCTGAAGAAACTGGCTTGGTAAATGACACCGTTCCACCTTCAACAAAATACAAGAACAAGTGGGCTGTAAACATTTTTGCCGAATGGCAGAGTTTAAGAGAGGTTAAGGTTCCAGTTTTAGATTGTGGTGGTGTCTTTAAAGACTACGAGCTACACAAGGTCTGCGCTCTGAGTGCAGACATAGCTGCAATGGACGTACTGTCGCTGAACTACTGGTTGTCCAAATTCGTGATGGAGGAAGCGAAAAAGTCGGGAGAAAGATACCCTCCAAAGAGTGTGTATGGAATCATTTGTTCTTTGAAACGTCATTTGGAGGAGAGAAATGGTTCGGAGGCATTAAATCCTTTGGACGCTAGTGACGAAAGGTATTTAACAACATTTAAATCAAATTGTTCAGAATTTTATAATGAAGGGTTTCGggatttatatatttttttgttatttttcgaaGGTTTGTTCTATTCAGACGTGTAATTGTGTAGCACTGTACTGATGTGAActaattaaaattcaagtttcTTGATCAGTGTCTTGATCAGTTTTTGAACTAACATCGGATGTGTCTTACATAATTACAcataatttgtaaacaacataGAATGCTAGCAAAATCATTAATCGTAAAGTAGTCACCACtgggcaaatgtttatttttgtgacGTTTTATCTTTTCTCcgtattagggagcttaagcatccACGAGGCCTACGGCAGacaaaacgtcacttaaacaAGCATTTACGCAATGGttactattttgcgattattattttttgctcGCATTCTATACTGTTGACAATTTATGCTAAAAATGGGCGGGTAGGAACGCTGTAGAATTTAACGAGGAGAATGAGAGATTAACAGTGGGTTTTcccgttgtcgttaaaaccttaaatttggaaatttcacgttatCGTTTCCGCAGACTACGTCAGACAATTCTACTAAAGTACttgccacacgtgcagcacgattatttttcctcatttaaccaatcagatcattgttttctggcgttatCTTTGCCACTGCCATCATGCTTGCTTAAAGTCCCTAACTAACTATATGAAGCGGCTCCTTGGAGCCGGTGAGTACACTTGGACGGATATGTAAGATATATTTCCCATGACTTCCATAGAATTTTACGGTTACTGCGCAAgctaaaacattttatttacgTAAGATGCCGGTGGAATATTAAGTCGCTTTATGCTTAGGTAATCATACTGGGTCGAGTAGAATGAATGACTAATCATCATGCGTGTTTTCAGCCAAAATATTGCTCTCGTTGCAGCGTAACTCGGGTAATTTCAGCTCATTAAAGTCATGATTTGCTTGATGTTTATTCCTTTATTGTAATCACTCTCATAGGATTACCTTCACCTAACCCAAACCTCAAAAATGAACGGCGGAGCTTTCAAGCTTAAGAAGCAAAACCCTGAATAAAGCTAACATAAACTAGTGGATTTATTCTCTTAatctatttcaaattttcgcAGTTCAACCAGATGGCTTCACTTCGTTCCGGCTTATCCTACGCTGAACTACCAGTCAAATAACTAAATGAGCATTGTACATGCAGTTAGTGTGTggcaaaaaatcaaacacCAGTACGTGAATTTTCGTTAAAGTCTGTAGTCCGGGGATGGCAGTTCTTTGAAAGCCGGTTAATGCTCACCTGCGATTAAACAGGCCTaggattttaattttgtcccaGATGAAAATGCATTAACAATATGGTTTAAGTGACCTCTTATGTTGATTTACTTTTGCATCCTTTTATTCAAGTCCGTCTCTAATCCAGGATTAAtcattaaaaaatgaaaaaaaaaggttggcGCCAGATGTATAGCTAGGTAATTTTAAGTGTCTGTTTGGCGAGTTGAACTTATAGAGTTCTTAGCCGTGtggctgagaaaaaaatttttctgggaGTTGAgttattgcattgttttggAGATACCGAGAATGAAAAGCATGTTTACCAATGAAACGCcttcaaagcaataaaattaacaaatttaaattcattttgcatTCTTGAATGCTTCTTGTAATATCCTCAATCTTACTATGTATAGACCCATTTCAgaagtgacgtcacgtcaTGTGATTTCGCGAAGTGGAGGACAAGCATAAAAACAAATCGTATGTGTGGGAGGACCGATTTGAAGGTAATCTTGAAGTTTTCGCCTAATAGTGAACTTTTGTGCGGTGCTTGGCTGCTCAAATCGTTCCAACAGAGAGAAGGACAAAGGATATTGTCGTATTCCCGCAATCGTGTCGAGATCGAAGCCCAAAAAGCAAGCTTGATCAAACATGGCGGACGAGTCGATCACTTTCGAATTGGGTAGGCACGTAATTGACATAATCGGTTTGATTGAACGAAATACTTGTCAGTGCGATTTTATACAGTTCCGTCTCGACTGGCGAACGAGGTCTTCCTCGTTCGCCTGTAGCTGTAAACTCCGCTTGAAACGAGAGGTTTTGACTGAAACCCTCACCTTCACTTTGTCTAAGCAGTTCTGTCGCTTCTTGAATGAGGACCATTACAGCTTCTCCAGAGGGAATATTGTCACAATAACGCACAACAGCATTATACAACCAGTCGAGACGGAACTGTA contains:
- the LOC141894782 gene encoding uncharacterized protein LOC141894782, which codes for MALASGSERFRVPKTSSEETGLVNDTVPPSTKYKNKWAVNIFAEWQSLREVKVPVLDCGGVFKDYELHKVCALSADIAAMDVLSLNYWLSKFVMEEAKKSGERYPPKSVYGIICSLKRHLEERNGSEALNPLDASDERYLTTFKSNCSEFYNEGFRDLYIFLLFFEGLFYSDV